A genome region from Phocoena sinus isolate mPhoSin1 chromosome 16, mPhoSin1.pri, whole genome shotgun sequence includes the following:
- the RBP4 gene encoding retinol-binding protein 4 isoform X1, which yields MQWVWALVLLAALGSARAERDCRVSSFRVKENFDKDRFSGTWYAMAKKDPKGLFLQDNIVAQFMNENGHMTATAKGRVRLFNSWDLCADMLGTFTDTEDPAKFKMKYWGVASFLQKGNDDHWIIDTDYDTYAVQYSCRLLNLDGTCADSYSFVFARDLNGFSPEVQRIVRQRQEELCLARQYRLIAHNGYCDGESE from the exons ATGCAGTGGGTGTGGGCGCTGGTGCTACTGGCAGCGCTGGGCAGCGCCCGGGCGGAGCGCGACTGCCGGGTGAGCAGCTTCCGAGTCAAAGAGAACTTCGACAAGGATCGC TTCTCCGGCACCTGGTATGCCATGGCCAAGAAGGACCCCAAGGGCCTCTTTCTGCAGGACAACATCGTCGCCCAGTTCATGAACGAGAATGGCCACATGACAGCCACGGCCAAGGGCCGAGTCCGTCTCTTTAA TAGCTGGGACCTGTGCGCAGACATGCTGGGCACCTTCACAGACACCGAGGACCCTGCCAAGTTCAAGATGAAGTACTGGGGCGTAGCGTCCTTTCTCCAGAAAGGAA ACGATGACCACTGGATCATTGACACGGACTACGACACCTATGCTGTGCAGTACTCCTGCCGCCTCCTGAACCTCGATGGCACCTGCGCTGACAGCTACTCCTTCGTGTTCGCCCGTGACCTGAACGGCTTTTCCCCGGAGGTGCAGAGAATCgtgaggcagaggcaggaggagcTGTGCCTGGCCAGGCAGTACCGGCTGATCGCTCACAATG GTTACTGTGATGGCGAATcagaatga
- the RBP4 gene encoding retinol-binding protein 4 isoform X2, with translation MQWVWALVLLAALGSARAERDCRVSSFRVKENFDKDRFSGTWYAMAKKDPKGLFLQDNIVAQFMNENGHMTATAKGRVRLFNWDLCADMLGTFTDTEDPAKFKMKYWGVASFLQKGNDDHWIIDTDYDTYAVQYSCRLLNLDGTCADSYSFVFARDLNGFSPEVQRIVRQRQEELCLARQYRLIAHNGYCDGESE, from the exons ATGCAGTGGGTGTGGGCGCTGGTGCTACTGGCAGCGCTGGGCAGCGCCCGGGCGGAGCGCGACTGCCGGGTGAGCAGCTTCCGAGTCAAAGAGAACTTCGACAAGGATCGC TTCTCCGGCACCTGGTATGCCATGGCCAAGAAGGACCCCAAGGGCCTCTTTCTGCAGGACAACATCGTCGCCCAGTTCATGAACGAGAATGGCCACATGACAGCCACGGCCAAGGGCCGAGTCCGTCTCTTTAA CTGGGACCTGTGCGCAGACATGCTGGGCACCTTCACAGACACCGAGGACCCTGCCAAGTTCAAGATGAAGTACTGGGGCGTAGCGTCCTTTCTCCAGAAAGGAA ACGATGACCACTGGATCATTGACACGGACTACGACACCTATGCTGTGCAGTACTCCTGCCGCCTCCTGAACCTCGATGGCACCTGCGCTGACAGCTACTCCTTCGTGTTCGCCCGTGACCTGAACGGCTTTTCCCCGGAGGTGCAGAGAATCgtgaggcagaggcaggaggagcTGTGCCTGGCCAGGCAGTACCGGCTGATCGCTCACAATG GTTACTGTGATGGCGAATcagaatga